TTTCAGCGTCCATTAAGTGAAACTACTATATCGTATTTAGTATCTTTACTGGCAAGTGGAATAATGCTATTTTTTTTCCAAAAGTTAACTTTGTCAGACCCTTGGACGATGTGGTTAGAACATACTTTAGTATTGGGATTACCTGCAACTATTGGCGGCGCGGCAGGTAGGTTAGCAATATGATGGAAACAGAACCACAACCAGAACGTTCTCTAGCTGAGTGGATCACATTCGGGATTGCTTCATCTATTCTTGCAGTCGTTATTAGCTTAGTAGGATATATGTGGCTGAATGAAAAAGATCAGCCTCCCATTTTATCGCTAAGTCAAAAACCAGTAGTTAGAGAAATTGATGGGAAATTTTATGTTCCTTTTGAAATAGTTAATACTGGTGGTGAAACGGCTGAATCAGTGCAAATTATTGCTGAATTACAAATTGCTGATCAAGTAGTTGAAGCAGGAGAGCAACAAATTGATTTTTTATCTGATGGCGAAAAGGAAGAAGGAGCATTTATATTTAGTCAAAATCCTCGTCAAGGAAAATTAACTATGCGGGTTGCTAGTTATAAGTTGCCATAATCTAATTAAATAATTTTGAGGATGCGGTGACTCATGCCTCTGCCAAATCAGCAAGTACAAAAGCAATTGTCACCCGCAATATTAATGATTTTCGTCTGGCCACTATTCTTGTTATTCTGCCAGAAGTTTGCTTGACTACTATCAGTTAATTCATCTTTGACGTGCAATTTGTGATGGTGGTAAGATGACTTTTTTTGCTAAACCCAATGCTTTTAAAGCTTTAATACTCCACCAAGTGATATCAATTTCCCACCACTGGAAACCAGCTTTGGCTACGTGGGGAAAAGTATGATGGTTGTTGTGCCAACCTTCGCCATGAGTTAGCAGTGATACCCACCACAAGTTACGTGCTTCATCATTGGCATCAAAGGTACGATAACCCCAAATATGTGATGCAGAATTGACAAACCAAGTGGAGTGCCACAATAAGACTGCACGGACAAACATTCCGTAAACTACAAAAGGCCAACCGCCCAAAGCATACAGCAATATTCCCAAAGGAATTTGCAATAATAAAAAGTAGCGATCTAACCAGCGGTAATAAGGTTGTCTTTCCAGGTCAGGCGCATATTTTTTATAGATTTCATAATCAAAAAACTCAGAACGGGGATACATAATCCACAGTAGATGGCTCCACCAAAATCCCCGCTTGGCAGAGTAAGGATCTAAGTTGATATCTTCTGTATGGGCGTGGTGCTGGCGGTGTCCACCAATCCAAAAAATCGGCCCACCTTGAAGTGCTAAGGCTCCGATCAAGGCGATCGCATATTCTAACCACTTGGGTACTTGGAAACTCCGATGGCTTAAAAGTCGATGATATCCTAAACAAATGCCAATACTCCCAAACAGCCAATGGAGAAACACAAGCAATCCTAGCGCTGACCAAGAAAAAAACCAAGGAGCCAACAGAGCTAAGGCATGAATAGTAGCAAAAAATGCCACATTCACCCATCTGAGGCGAGGTGAATTTCCTGTCTCAGGAGCAACCGCCAGATATTTTGCAGTCATAAACATTTCCGTTGATGGATCATGAAGTGATTTGCTTGGGATGTGGGTAAACTTCCCCAATAAATTTTTCCATTCTGTAGACTAGTTCGTTACAGTGGACTTAAGCAAGTATCACTTACATTAGGCATCGTAACAACTATTGGTATTTTATGCAAGTGGCACTTGCATTATTTCTTATGGCATCTCAATCAATTTCAGCCCGTCAACGTCTTATTCAAGCGGCACTAGAATTATTTACGGCTCAGGGAGTTAGTAGTACTACTACCCGTCAAATTGCGGAAAAAGCTGGAGTCAATGAAGTGACGCTGTTTCGCCATTTCGGAAATAAACATGGGCTACTTTTAGCAGTGTTAGAAGAATCAGCAGCTTTTAAGGATTTGGGAGAATCCTTAGTTAGGCGGGCTAATCCTCCTGGCAATGTTTATCAAGCCCTGAAAGATTATGCAAGTGATAGCTTACATACATTAGAACGAGTCCCTGAGTTTGTGCGGTCTGTAGTGGGTGAAGCAGACCAATTTCCAGCGGAAAATCGCCGAGCATTGGGAAGAGGATTAACCGAAGCCAACCGCTATTTAGCGCAATATTTAGCAACTGTCATCCAACAGGGAGACATTAACACCTATCTACCACCAGAAAAATTAGCCAGTTTACTCAATGGGATGATTTTGGGCTATGCGGTGATTGAATTTACCAGCGAATTTCATGAACTGTGGGAAGATCGAGATGACTTTTTAGAGAATCTAGTGGAGTTGTTTTTACATGGAGCAATGTCCGCTGCTCCCCAATTAGCAAGAGAAGCTGTCATTACCCAAGAAGTAGATGATTTACCTGCGATTTTAGTGCATAAAATTTTGCAAAATTCTAGGAAGTCAGGAATACAAGACTATGCTTTAGCATACCTGTTATTTGGTGCCGGCTTATCCGTTCCAGAAATAGTTGGATTACAGCGATCGCACCAAATATCCGATCCCCAAGGGTTAATTTTGCAAATCACCACCCCCGGATTACCCCGCCAAGTCCCGGCAAATCAGTGGATTTTGGGCAAACACTACGGATCTTACAACAACAATCCTTTAGTTAAATGGCTCAAAAGTCGTAAAGATCATCATCCTGCTATGTTTGTTGACAATGTAGGTAATCCTATTTCTGACTCACAATTGCTGCAATGTTGGGAAGTTTGGACTCAGGGACTGCTAACACCCCAAGGTAAACCACCAGAAATTGTTCAAGCACAACAAACCTGGCGTGTAGAAATGTTAATGCGAGGTATGAGTTTGGAAGAATTGAGTATTTTGACAGGCGGCGATCGCGCTCAATTACAGCCTTATGCTCGCCGCGCCAAAGAAAAATCTGCTCTAGAGGCTGCTATTCGTTTGGATCATAAGCCAGCTTAACTTAATAAGGCAAAAGTAAAAACTTACAAGGCAAAAGGAATAAAAATGGCTTTTAAATACCTATATTTATCAAAATTTACTTTTTACTTTTCAAAGCTTTCTGCCTTATAGTAGATGCCTAATAGCTTTATAAAATTGAGACTTAGCTAAAATAACTTTTTGCTTTGTTTTATGATGACACTCATCCAAAAAGTTCATGAATCAGAAAATCAGCAAAATCTTCAAGCAGTCGGGAGTCATTCCTTATAGAGTGCAGAACGACAACATCGAAATCTTACTGATTACAACCCGCGATTGCAATAACTGGGTAATTCCTAAAGGCGGAATTGCCAAAGGGATGAGTCCACCTGCTTCTGCTGCTAAAGAAGCATGGGAAGAAGCAGGTATCATTGGGCAAGTAGATGTCAATCCAGTAGGTA
This window of the Nostoc sp. HK-01 genome carries:
- a CDS encoding fatty acid desaturase, producing MTAKYLAVAPETGNSPRLRWVNVAFFATIHALALLAPWFFSWSALGLLVFLHWLFGSIGICLGYHRLLSHRSFQVPKWLEYAIALIGALALQGGPIFWIGGHRQHHAHTEDINLDPYSAKRGFWWSHLLWIMYPRSEFFDYEIYKKYAPDLERQPYYRWLDRYFLLLQIPLGILLYALGGWPFVVYGMFVRAVLLWHSTWFVNSASHIWGYRTFDANDEARNLWWVSLLTHGEGWHNNHHTFPHVAKAGFQWWEIDITWWSIKALKALGLAKKVILPPSQIARQR
- a CDS encoding TetR family transcriptional regulator protein; protein product: MQVALALFLMASQSISARQRLIQAALELFTAQGVSSTTTRQIAEKAGVNEVTLFRHFGNKHGLLLAVLEESAAFKDLGESLVRRANPPGNVYQALKDYASDSLHTLERVPEFVRSVVGEADQFPAENRRALGRGLTEANRYLAQYLATVIQQGDINTYLPPEKLASLLNGMILGYAVIEFTSEFHELWEDRDDFLENLVELFLHGAMSAAPQLAREAVITQEVDDLPAILVHKILQNSRKSGIQDYALAYLLFGAGLSVPEIVGLQRSHQISDPQGLILQITTPGLPRQVPANQWILGKHYGSYNNNPLVKWLKSRKDHHPAMFVDNVGNPISDSQLLQCWEVWTQGLLTPQGKPPEIVQAQQTWRVEMLMRGMSLEELSILTGGDRAQLQPYARRAKEKSALEAAIRLDHKPA